Below is a window of Ahaetulla prasina isolate Xishuangbanna chromosome 1, ASM2864084v1, whole genome shotgun sequence DNA.
AGGGGAAAATTTCCTTCAGATGCTCTGTGGATGATACAAGCTACAGGTTTTATTTATATCACCAATTGGCTGGGAAAACAGAATTGAAAGTCATCGGGTACCTCTCCACTGCTAGTAAAATACTTGAAGAAATTCCACCTGAATTGACGAATCGGCTGAAAGGAGACGGTTTCAAGTTTAATAACCCATCTAGGCGGGAATTGCGTTTGGAATTGTCAAAACTTCAGGCGAATGACACAGGCTTGTATCTGTGTGCTGCAGTACacagtgaaagagaaagaaacagtggCAGATGCAAAACTGAATATCAGGAACAAATCTGCCTTTTACACTTTTCTACTCATATCTCTCTTTTAACTGACATCCCATGGGTAACCCTGTCCTACATCCTAGTGGTCTCATATTTAAAACAGCCTTTGGTCAATTTATGCCTTCCTGATGCCCAGAACTGCCCATTATACACGAGACTTTTGATCTAATCAATTGCAAGACCACAAGAACAGCCCTGCACGATGAGGGCCAGGCTGTTGTAGGCCAGCAATCCACATCTCACAGTGGCCAGCCAGATCTCTTCAGGCTGCTGTCAAAGAAAACATGGATACAGTTCTTTTCCTATAACTGGAACATGAAGGCTTGGTGCCCCTAACCTAGAGGTAACATTGCTTTACAAAGGACAATAGAGCCTGTCTGGTAAAATAGTTGAGAGGTTGGACCAGAACCAGAAAGACCAACTTTTTTGTATTGTCACCAAAAAAAGTGCATAAACATGggtaaaaaaataagataaattggGAGGAACGATAATGGAACCCCAGCCCCTTTCTTCAAGTTCATTTttggaaatataaattattttcacCATACATTGATTTATATATAAGTTGGAAGCATTACTATTTACTTTGGCAGAACATTAACTTTCACAATGGATTGTGGGTGATGTAGTCCCATCAAAGGTACAAAGCTAAGAAATGTTCTCATTAATACTGTAATCAGTGAAAAAGATTTTAGATTTCTCAGGTGGAAAGTGATGCACTTCTGACAAAACACTGGTACCGAAAAGTTCTATACTTTGAAATCTGAACCAATTGCTGAAAATTAGCACAGATACACAAGGGTGCCCACAGATGGGAGTCAGCAGTGTCAAAATGGTGGATGCAACCCAGCAATTGAAGTCCTTCCCCTTTTAATGTGCACATTTTGCAGGTATCAAAAAAAGCAGCAGCTTCAATTTCTCAGTCATATGTACCTTTTTGATGCTGCTGCCCTTCACACacctgaaaattggtttttgggaGTCCTGGACAGGAACAAACATTACAAGTATCCAATATAGGCTGAAATCTCCCTGACCCTCCGAATTCTTCTGAGTTTTCACAGCCATCTAGAAACATGGTTACTGATAGGCGGAGGAGATGCTTCAGAATAATAGCATTTCAAGCTGAATTGAAAGCCAAATGAAACCATAGAATGGCTTTTAGGTGTGGTATACATAAAGAGCCATCACTTTTGAAGGAACAACTGAAAGTATGAATGACTTTGCCCTTAAAAAGTATTTATAGCCAAGCCAGCAGGTGCAGCAAACCAGACCCTCTCCAGCAGCTTCATTTTCTAAGCAACAGAATGCCACCCCCCTCATTTCTGCCCAGCCTCTGCTCTTCTTTTCTGCCTGAACTCAGGAGCAAAGGCCTGAAGGGGGTCTGGGCATTCGGTTCCCTCCACCAGCCAGTTCTTGCAGCCACATTGCCAGCATGTGACAGGAAACCCAGCAGCTTATGATCTCTTCCCAGCTGCTGCAGTAGCAGCCCCAGACTGAGATGGCTCCAACACCTCTTCATTCCTGCTCTGGGCTCCTTGGGCTCCGCTTCTTCCGTGTcctccttgccttctggtgcagtAAGTTCCCTGAAAGGTGCCTGGACCCCTTTCTTCAACAGAGCCCCATTTCCCTCCAGATTTCACTGTCCTCCCTTGACCTAATTCTTTCAGAGTCTCCTAGGTTCCTCTCTAGCCTCCCCATCTGattttgcctttttctttctccttcttcagcCTTTGCAGGCAGTGGCTCTGCCCTGAAAGTGATCCAGACTCCAAGTTTTATCAATGACTCAACAGggcaaaatattttcttccacTGCTCCGTTTATAACACAGActatctgttaagttcgggaagtaacgaggctggagaccagggtagtgacaacagctctttaatatatggtgaacccagcaacaggctgggggaaaaacctctccttttatacagttctgctggaggcttcgtccaatcagcaacgtgctgatttcccgctcaaatatttaaaggcacaactgttaatacataacactcctcccctcccagaaaacacttggtcttatttacatttttatttacatgttatttttcgacgtagtcacgcaaataacctgggcgtctcctagttctttctgacctgcgcggttcagttctggttggtgtttcgagctggtcggaggggctgttttctcctcccagctctttctctgggccgtcgggctctggattattggccgactctttttcttggccatccggccttggattaattttggaattttcctgctgtttccctcgggacctgatggcgtcgctggaactctgggacctcagctaagtcttgcgcctcccgggtcattgtcagctgtggattcaaagtggtattggtcattacctgtctctgttggttggtttggtcagttattcgtttccttaactgatctatgtggcgccgccacattcggttgtctggtagctctaccacgtacgattttggccctgttactcttgttacttgtcctgcgagccaactagggccgtccccatagtttcgggcccacacccgtcgcctatgctcatttccttgtttttctagctccccttgtaaccctcgggtgtgtaatggggttcaaacggtcaagtgggcaccggagtttcgtcccattagcaattcggctgggcttttcccagtggctgtgcttggggttctgtgctggacggctaggaaaagtctattttgtttgccagtcacctggcttgagcctggacaatgcctccttagcgcccggacggaacgcctgcaaggccattcgacgcagggtggaaaggtgcagagagggcatgtcggatgccttcctctgccaggtactcttcaaactgggctgccgtgaattggggctcattgtcggacaccagagtgtccgcaacccgtgagttgcgaataggtggcgagggttgcgattactgcttcggctgtggtggacttcataagtatgatctctaaccatttggaaaatgcatccac
It encodes the following:
- the LOC131184480 gene encoding uncharacterized protein LOC131184480, whose protein sequence is MAAAIIYSCSGFLGLRFSQVLLAFWYIFVGSGSALTVIQTPSFVSDSTEGKISFRCSVDDTSYRFYLYHQLAGKTELKVIGYLSTASKILEEIPPELTNRLKGDGFKFNNPSRRELRLELSKLQANDTGLYLCAAVHSERERNSGRCKTEYQEQICLLHFSTHISLLTDIPWVTLSYILVVSYLKQPLVNLCLPDAQNCPLYTRLLI